In Streptomyces sp. NBC_00483, a single window of DNA contains:
- the rplP gene encoding 50S ribosomal protein L16, with the protein MLIPRRVKHRKQHHPKRSGMSKGGTQVAFGEYGIQALTPAYVTNRQIEAARIAMTRHIKRGGKVWINIYPDRPLTKKPAETRMGSGKGSPEWWVANVKPGRVMFELSYPNEKTAREALTRAAHKLPMKCKIVKREAGEA; encoded by the coding sequence ATGCTGATCCCCCGTAGGGTCAAGCACCGCAAGCAGCACCACCCGAAGCGCAGCGGTATGTCCAAGGGTGGCACGCAGGTTGCGTTCGGTGAGTACGGCATTCAGGCCCTCACCCCGGCGTACGTGACGAACCGTCAGATCGAGGCCGCTCGTATCGCCATGACGCGTCACATCAAGCGTGGCGGCAAGGTCTGGATCAACATTTACCCGGACCGCCCCCTCACCAAGAAGCCTGCCGAGACCCGCATGGGTTCCGGTAAGGGTTCCCCGGAGTGGTGGGTCGCCAACGTCAAGCCCGGACGCGTGATGTTCGAGCTGTCGTACCCCAACGAGAAGACCGCGCGCGAGGCGCTGACTCGTGCGGCTCACAAGCTGCCGATGAAGTGCAAGATCGTCAAGCGCGAGGCAGGTGAAGCGTGA
- the rpmC gene encoding 50S ribosomal protein L29, with the protein MSAGTKASELRELGNEELLNKLREAKEELFNLRFQAATGQLENHGRLKAVRKDIARIYTLMRERELGIETVESA; encoded by the coding sequence ATGTCGGCCGGAACCAAGGCGTCTGAGCTGCGCGAGCTGGGCAACGAGGAGCTCCTCAACAAGCTCCGCGAAGCCAAGGAAGAGCTGTTCAACCTCCGCTTCCAGGCGGCGACGGGTCAGCTCGAGAACCACGGCCGGCTCAAGGCCGTCCGTAAGGACATCGCGCGGATCTACACCCTCATGCGCGAGCGCGAGCTGGGCATCGAGACGGTGGAGAGCGCCTGA
- the rpsQ gene encoding 30S ribosomal protein S17 → MSEKTVTEETAARGFRKTREGLVVSDKMDKTVVVAVEDRVKHALYGKVIRRTNKLKAHDEQNAAGVGDRVLLMETRPLSASKRWRIVEILEKAK, encoded by the coding sequence ATGAGCGAGAAGACTGTGACTGAAGAGACCGCCGCCCGCGGCTTCCGCAAGACCCGTGAGGGCCTTGTTGTCAGCGACAAGATGGACAAGACCGTCGTCGTCGCTGTCGAGGACCGCGTCAAGCACGCCCTGTACGGCAAGGTCATCCGCCGTACGAACAAGCTCAAGGCGCACGACGAGCAGAACGCTGCCGGCGTCGGCGACCGCGTCCTCCTGATGGAGACGCGTCCGCTGTCGGCGAGCAAGCGCTGGCGCATCGTCGAGATCCTCGAGAAGGCCAAGTAA
- the rplN gene encoding 50S ribosomal protein L14: MIQQESRLRVADNTGAKEILTIRVLGGSGRRYAGIGDVIVATVKDAIPGGNVKKGDVVKAVIVRTVKERRRPDGSYIRFDENAAVILKNDGDPRGTRIFGPVGRELREKKFMKIISLAPEVL; this comes from the coding sequence GTGATCCAGCAGGAGTCGCGACTGCGCGTCGCCGACAACACGGGTGCGAAGGAAATTCTCACCATCCGTGTTCTCGGTGGCTCGGGTCGCCGCTACGCGGGCATCGGTGACGTCATCGTCGCCACCGTCAAGGACGCGATCCCCGGTGGCAACGTGAAGAAGGGTGACGTCGTCAAGGCGGTCATCGTTCGCACCGTCAAGGAGCGTCGCCGTCCGGATGGCTCGTACATCCGTTTCGACGAGAACGCCGCCGTCATTCTGAAGAACGACGGCGACCCCCGCGGCACCCGTATCTTCGGCCCGGTCGGCCGTGAGCTGCGCGAGAAGAAGTTCATGAAGATCATCTCGCTCGCGCCGGAGGTGCTGTAA
- the rplX gene encoding 50S ribosomal protein L24: MKIKKGDLVQVITGKDRGKQGKVIAAFPREDRVLVEGVNRVKKHTKAGPTASGSQAGGIVTTEAPVHVSNVQLVVEKDGNKVVTRVGFRFDEDGNKIRVAKRTGEDI, encoded by the coding sequence ATGAAGATCAAGAAGGGCGACCTGGTCCAGGTCATCACCGGTAAGGACCGCGGCAAGCAGGGCAAGGTCATTGCGGCCTTCCCCCGCGAGGACCGTGTCCTGGTCGAGGGTGTCAACCGGGTCAAGAAGCACACGAAGGCCGGCCCGACCGCCAGCGGTTCGCAGGCCGGCGGCATCGTCACGACCGAGGCGCCCGTCCACGTCTCCAACGTCCAGCTGGTCGTTGAGAAGGACGGCAACAAGGTTGTCACGCGTGTCGGTTTCCGCTTCGACGAAGACGGCAACAAGATCCGCGTTGCCAAGCGGACGGGTGAGGACATCTGA
- the rplE gene encoding 50S ribosomal protein L5: MTTTTSPRLKTKYREEITAKLQEEFSYENVMQIPGLVKVVVNMGVGDAARDSKLMDGAVRDLTTITGQKPAITKARKSIAQFKLREGQPIGAHVTLRGDRMWEFLDRTLSLALPRIRDFRGLSPKQFDGRGNYTFGLTEQVMFHEIDQDKIDRVRGMDITVVTTATNDDEGRALLRHLGFPFKEA, translated from the coding sequence ATGACGACCACCACCAGCCCGCGTCTGAAGACGAAGTACCGCGAGGAGATCACGGCGAAGCTGCAGGAGGAGTTCTCGTACGAGAACGTCATGCAGATTCCCGGTCTCGTGAAGGTCGTCGTGAACATGGGTGTCGGCGACGCCGCCCGTGACTCGAAGCTCATGGACGGTGCCGTCCGTGACCTGACGACGATCACCGGCCAGAAGCCGGCCATCACCAAGGCTCGCAAGTCCATCGCGCAGTTCAAGCTGCGCGAGGGTCAGCCGATCGGTGCCCACGTCACGCTCCGTGGCGACCGCATGTGGGAGTTCCTGGACCGCACCCTGTCGCTCGCGCTGCCGCGCATCCGCGACTTCCGTGGTCTGTCCCCCAAGCAGTTCGACGGCCGTGGCAACTACACCTTCGGTCTCACGGAGCAGGTCATGTTCCACGAGATCGACCAGGACAAGATCGACCGCGTCCGGGGTATGGACATCACCGTGGTCACCACGGCGACCAACGACGACGAGGGCCGTGCCCTTCTGCGTCACCTCGGCTTCCCGTTCAAGGAGGCGTAA
- a CDS encoding type Z 30S ribosomal protein S14, with amino-acid sequence MAKKALIAKAARKPKFGVRGYTRCQRCGRPHSVYRKFGLCRVCLREMAHRGELPGVTKSSW; translated from the coding sequence ATGGCGAAGAAGGCTCTTATTGCCAAGGCTGCTCGTAAGCCGAAGTTCGGTGTTCGTGGCTACACCCGCTGCCAGCGCTGCGGCCGCCCGCACTCCGTGTACCGCAAGTTCGGCCTCTGCCGCGTGTGCCTTCGTGAGATGGCTCACCGTGGCGAGCTGCCGGGCGTGACCAAGAGCTCCTGGTAG
- the rpsH gene encoding 30S ribosomal protein S8 codes for MTMTDPIADMLTRLRNANSAYHDSVAMPHSKIKSHIAEILQQEGFITGWKVEDAEVGKSLVLELKFGPNRERSIAGIKRISKPGLRVYAKSTNLPKVLGGLGVAIISTSHGLLTGQQAGKKGVGGEVLAYVW; via the coding sequence ATGACCATGACTGATCCGATCGCAGACATGCTTACGCGTCTGCGGAACGCGAACTCGGCATACCACGACTCCGTGGCCATGCCGCACAGCAAGATCAAGTCGCACATCGCGGAGATTCTCCAGCAGGAGGGTTTCATCACCGGCTGGAAGGTCGAGGACGCCGAGGTCGGCAAGTCCCTCGTCCTGGAGCTGAAGTTCGGCCCGAACCGTGAGCGTTCGATCGCCGGCATCAAGCGCATCTCCAAGCCGGGTCTGCGTGTTTACGCGAAGTCCACCAACCTGCCGAAGGTTCTCGGTGGCCTGGGCGTGGCGATCATCTCCACGTCCCACGGTCTCCTGACCGGCCAGCAGGCAGGCAAGAAGGGCGTGGGTGGGGAAGTCCTCGCCTACGTCTGGTAG
- the rplF gene encoding 50S ribosomal protein L6 encodes MSRIGKLPITVPAGVDVTIDGQTVAVKGPKGSLSHTVAAPIEIAKGEDGVLAVTRPNDERQNKALHGLSRTLVANMITGVTTGYVKKLEISGVGYRVLAKGSNLEFSLGYSHPILIEAPEGISFKVESATKFSVEGIDKQKVGEVAANIRKLRKPDPYKAKGVKYEGEVIRRKVGKAGK; translated from the coding sequence ATGTCGCGTATTGGCAAGCTCCCCATCACGGTTCCCGCCGGCGTGGACGTCACCATCGACGGCCAGACGGTTGCGGTCAAGGGCCCCAAGGGTTCCCTGAGCCACACCGTTGCTGCGCCGATCGAGATCGCCAAGGGTGAGGACGGCGTTCTGGCCGTCACCCGCCCGAACGACGAGCGTCAGAACAAGGCCCTGCACGGCCTGTCCCGCACGCTGGTGGCGAACATGATCACCGGCGTGACCACGGGTTACGTGAAGAAGCTCGAAATCAGCGGTGTCGGTTACCGCGTCCTGGCGAAGGGCTCCAACCTGGAGTTCTCGCTCGGCTACAGCCACCCGATCCTGATCGAGGCGCCCGAGGGCATCTCCTTCAAGGTCGAATCGGCGACCAAGTTCTCGGTCGAGGGCATCGACAAGCAGAAGGTCGGCGAGGTTGCGGCCAACATCCGCAAGCTGCGCAAGCCCGACCCGTACAAGGCCAAGGGCGTCAAGTACGAAGGCGAAGTCATCCGCCGCAAGGTCGGAAAGGCGGGTAAGTAA
- the rplR gene encoding 50S ribosomal protein L18, protein MAYGQKIAKGDAYKRAAIKRRHIRIRKNMSGTAERPRLVVTRSNRNIVAQVIDDVKGHTLASASTLDTSIRGGEGDKSTQAKSVGALVAERAKAAGVEAVVFDRGGNQYAGRIAALADAAREAGLKF, encoded by the coding sequence ATGGCATACGGTCAGAAGATCGCTAAGGGCGACGCTTACAAGCGTGCGGCCATCAAGCGCCGCCACATTCGTATCCGTAAGAACATGTCGGGTACGGCCGAGCGTCCGCGCCTGGTCGTGACGCGCTCGAACCGGAACATCGTGGCGCAGGTCATCGACGACGTTAAGGGTCACACCCTCGCGTCGGCGTCGACCCTTGACACGTCGATCCGCGGCGGCGAGGGCGACAAGTCCACGCAGGCCAAGTCGGTCGGCGCCCTGGTCGCCGAGCGCGCCAAGGCTGCCGGTGTCGAGGCTGTCGTGTTCGACCGTGGTGGTAACCAGTACGCCGGGCGCATCGCTGCCCTGGCGGACGCCGCCCGCGAAGCCGGACTCAAGTTCTGA
- the rpsE gene encoding 30S ribosomal protein S5, which yields MAGPQRRGGGAGGGERRDRKGRDGGNAAEKTAYVERVVAINRVAKVVKGGRRFSFTALVVVGDGDGTVGVGYGKAKEVPAAIAKGVEEAKKHFFKVPRIQGTIPHPITGEKAAGVVLLKPASPGTGVIAGGPVRAVLECAGVHDILSKSLGSSNAINIVHATVEALRGLQRPEEIAARRGLPLEDVAPAALLRARAGAGAA from the coding sequence ATGGCTGGACCCCAGCGCCGCGGTGGCGGTGCCGGTGGCGGCGAGCGGCGGGACCGGAAGGGTCGCGACGGTGGCAACGCCGCCGAGAAGACCGCGTACGTTGAGCGCGTTGTCGCGATCAACCGCGTCGCCAAGGTTGTGAAGGGTGGTCGTCGCTTCAGCTTCACTGCGCTCGTCGTAGTGGGCGACGGTGACGGCACCGTGGGTGTCGGTTACGGCAAGGCCAAGGAGGTGCCGGCCGCCATCGCCAAGGGTGTTGAGGAGGCCAAGAAGCACTTCTTCAAGGTCCCCCGTATCCAGGGCACCATCCCGCACCCGATCACGGGTGAGAAGGCTGCGGGCGTCGTCCTGCTCAAGCCGGCTTCCCCCGGTACCGGTGTTATCGCCGGTGGCCCGGTGCGTGCCGTGCTCGAGTGCGCGGGCGTGCACGACATCCTGTCGAAGTCGCTCGGTTCGTCGAACGCGATCAACATCGTGCACGCCACGGTGGAGGCCCTGCGTGGTCTGCAGCGTCCCGAGGAGATCGCGGCCCGCCGTGGTCTGCCCCTCGAGGACGTCGCTCCCGCGGCCCTGCTGCGTGCGCGTGCCGGGGCCGGTGCTGCGTAA
- the rpmD gene encoding 50S ribosomal protein L30, which yields MAQLKITQTKSYIGSKQNHRDTLRSLGLKGINTQVVKEDRPEFRGMVQTVRHLVTVEEVD from the coding sequence ATGGCACAGCTCAAGATCACGCAGACGAAGTCGTACATCGGCAGCAAGCAGAACCACCGTGACACCCTGCGTTCCCTTGGTCTCAAGGGGATCAACACGCAGGTCGTCAAGGAGGATCGTCCCGAGTTCCGCGGCATGGTGCAGACCGTCCGCCACCTCGTGACGGTCGAGGAGGTCGACTGA
- the rplO gene encoding 50S ribosomal protein L15 — MGEQNPLKIHNLRPAPGAKTAKTRVGRGEASKGKTAGRGTKGTKARYQVPERFEGGQMPLHMRLPKLKGFKNPFKVEFQVVNLDKLASLYPEGGEVTVEGLVEKGAVRKNSLVKVLGQGEITVALQVTVDSVSGSAKEKITAAGGTVTELV, encoded by the coding sequence ATGGGTGAGCAGAACCCGCTCAAGATCCACAACCTCCGTCCGGCCCCCGGCGCCAAGACCGCCAAGACCCGTGTCGGTCGTGGTGAGGCGTCGAAGGGTAAGACGGCCGGTCGTGGTACCAAGGGAACCAAGGCCCGTTACCAGGTTCCGGAGCGCTTCGAGGGTGGCCAGATGCCCCTCCACATGCGTCTCCCGAAGCTCAAGGGCTTCAAGAACCCCTTCAAGGTCGAGTTCCAGGTCGTGAACCTGGACAAGCTCGCCTCGCTGTACCCCGAGGGTGGCGAAGTCACCGTCGAGGGTCTGGTGGAGAAGGGTGCTGTCCGTAAGAACAGCCTCGTCAAGGTCCTTGGCCAGGGCGAGATCACCGTGGCGCTGCAGGTGACGGTCGACTCCGTCTCCGGCTCCGCCAAGGAGAAGATCACCGCCGCAGGCGGTACGGTCACCGAGCTCGTCTGA
- the secY gene encoding preprotein translocase subunit SecY has product MLTAFARAFKTPDLRKKLLFTLGIVVIYRLGAHVPIPGVDYQNVQTCMDVANSSSGLFGLVNMFSGGALLQITVFALGIMPYITASIILQLLTVVIPRLEALKKEGQAGTAKITQYTRYLTVALAILQGTGLVATARTGALFQGCPVASEIVPDQSIFITITMVITMTAGTCVMMWLGEMITDKGIGNGMSILMFISIAATFPSALWAIKKQGSLADGWIEFGTVILVGLVMVALVVFVEQAQRRIPVQYAKRMIGRRSYGGTSTYIPLKVNQAGVIPVIFASSLLYIPALVAQFAGGDSQWKVWIDDHLTKGNHPIYIVTYFLLIVFFAFFYVAISFNPEEVADNMKKYGGFIPGIRAGRPTAEYLSYVLNRITWPGSLYLGLIALVPTMALVGFGANQNFPFGGTSILIIVGVGLETVKQIESQLQQRNYEGFLR; this is encoded by the coding sequence GTGCTCACCGCGTTCGCCCGGGCGTTCAAGACGCCCGACCTGCGCAAGAAACTGCTCTTCACGCTGGGCATCGTCGTGATCTACCGGCTCGGCGCACACGTGCCGATTCCAGGCGTGGATTACCAGAACGTCCAGACGTGTATGGACGTCGCCAACTCCAGCTCCGGCCTGTTCGGTCTGGTCAACATGTTCAGCGGTGGCGCGCTGTTGCAGATCACGGTCTTCGCGCTCGGCATCATGCCGTACATCACCGCGAGCATCATTCTGCAGCTGCTCACCGTGGTGATCCCGCGTCTGGAAGCCCTCAAGAAGGAGGGCCAGGCCGGCACGGCGAAGATCACTCAGTACACGCGCTACCTGACCGTGGCGCTCGCCATCCTTCAGGGCACGGGTCTCGTCGCCACCGCCCGCACCGGCGCGCTCTTCCAGGGCTGCCCCGTCGCCAGCGAGATCGTCCCCGACCAGTCCATCTTCATCACCATCACGATGGTCATCACGATGACCGCCGGTACCTGCGTGATGATGTGGCTCGGCGAGATGATCACGGACAAGGGCATCGGCAACGGAATGTCGATCCTGATGTTCATCTCGATCGCCGCCACCTTCCCGTCCGCCCTGTGGGCCATCAAGAAGCAGGGTTCGCTGGCCGACGGCTGGATCGAGTTCGGCACGGTCATCCTCGTCGGCCTGGTCATGGTCGCCCTGGTGGTCTTCGTCGAGCAGGCTCAGCGACGTATCCCGGTGCAGTACGCGAAGCGCATGATCGGCCGCCGTTCCTACGGCGGTACGTCCACGTACATCCCGCTCAAGGTGAATCAGGCGGGTGTGATCCCTGTCATCTTCGCCTCCTCGCTGCTCTACATTCCGGCGCTGGTCGCCCAGTTCGCCGGTGGAGATTCGCAGTGGAAGGTGTGGATCGATGACCACCTGACCAAGGGAAATCACCCGATTTACATCGTCACGTACTTCCTCCTGATCGTTTTCTTCGCGTTCTTCTACGTGGCGATCTCGTTCAACCCCGAGGAAGTCGCCGACAACATGAAGAAGTATGGTGGCTTCATCCCGGGCATCCGGGCTGGCCGACCGACCGCTGAGTACCTTTCGTACGTGCTCAACCGGATCACCTGGCCGGGTTCGCTGTACTTGGGCCTGATCGCTCTCGTGCCGACGATGGCGTTGGTTGGTTTCGGGGCAAACCAGAACTTCCCGTTCGGTGGCACGAGCATCCTGATCATCGTGGGTGTCGGCCTGGAGACGGTGAAGCAGATCGAGAGCCAGCTCCAGCAGCGCAATTACGAAGGGTTCCTCCGCTGA
- a CDS encoding adenylate kinase, with amino-acid sequence MRIVLVGPPGAGKGTQAAFLAKNLSIPHISTGDLFRANISQGTELGKKAKSYMDAGQLVPDEVTIGMAKDRMEQADAVNGFLLDGFPRNVSQAEALDVALKADDVTLDAVLDLEVPEDEVVKRIAGRRICRNDSAHVFHVTYKQPEAEGVCDTCGGELYQRDDDKEETVRKRLEVYHTQTEPIIDYYREQGLVVTISALGKVEEVTARAMEALKR; translated from the coding sequence ATGCGTATCGTCCTCGTCGGGCCGCCCGGTGCTGGCAAGGGAACGCAGGCCGCGTTCCTGGCCAAGAACCTGTCGATTCCGCACATCTCCACGGGCGACCTCTTCCGTGCCAACATCAGCCAGGGCACGGAGCTGGGCAAGAAGGCCAAGTCCTACATGGACGCCGGCCAGCTGGTCCCGGACGAGGTCACCATCGGGATGGCGAAGGACCGCATGGAGCAGGCGGACGCCGTGAACGGCTTCCTGCTCGATGGTTTCCCGCGCAACGTCTCGCAGGCCGAGGCGCTCGACGTCGCCCTCAAGGCCGACGACGTCACGCTGGACGCGGTTCTCGACCTGGAGGTCCCCGAGGACGAGGTGGTCAAGCGCATCGCCGGCCGCCGCATCTGCCGTAACGACTCGGCACACGTCTTCCACGTCACGTACAAGCAGCCCGAGGCCGAGGGTGTCTGTGACACCTGCGGCGGTGAGCTGTACCAGCGTGACGACGACAAGGAAGAGACCGTGCGCAAGCGGCTCGAGGTCTACCACACGCAGACCGAGCCGATCATCGACTACTACCGGGAGCAGGGGCTCGTCGTGACGATCTCCGCTCTGGGCAAGGTCGAGGAAGTCACGGCGCGGGCCATGGAGGCCCTGAAGCGCTGA
- the map gene encoding type I methionyl aminopeptidase: MVQIKTPDQIRKMREAGLVVAAIHAATKEAAVPGATTKDLDEVARKVLAEHGAKPNFLGYGGFPATICTSKNEVVVHGIPSDEVVLEDGDIISIDAGAIVDGWHGDAAYTAFVGSGHAPELIELSRVTEESMWAGLAAMKAGNRLVDISRAIETYIRRQPKPGGGKYGIVEDYGGHGIGTEMHMDPHLLNYVERRRGKGPKLVPGFCLAIEPMVSLGTPKTETLSDDWTVITTDGTWSSHWEHSVALTEDGPLVLTSPDGGKAKLAELGVTAAPDPLG; the protein is encoded by the coding sequence ATGGTGCAGATCAAGACCCCCGACCAGATTCGCAAGATGCGGGAGGCGGGGCTTGTCGTCGCGGCGATCCACGCGGCGACCAAGGAGGCGGCCGTCCCGGGCGCGACCACCAAGGATCTGGACGAGGTCGCCCGCAAGGTGCTCGCCGAGCACGGGGCGAAGCCGAACTTCCTCGGGTACGGGGGGTTCCCCGCGACCATCTGCACCTCGAAGAACGAGGTCGTGGTGCACGGCATCCCGAGCGACGAGGTCGTCCTGGAGGACGGCGACATCATCTCGATCGACGCGGGCGCCATCGTGGACGGCTGGCACGGCGACGCGGCGTACACGGCCTTCGTGGGGTCCGGTCACGCTCCGGAGCTGATCGAGCTGTCCCGGGTCACCGAGGAGTCGATGTGGGCCGGGCTCGCGGCGATGAAGGCCGGTAACCGACTCGTCGACATCTCCCGTGCCATCGAGACGTACATCCGTCGGCAGCCGAAGCCGGGTGGCGGGAAGTACGGGATCGTCGAGGACTACGGCGGGCACGGGATCGGGACCGAGATGCACATGGACCCGCACCTGTTGAACTACGTCGAGCGGCGGCGGGGGAAGGGGCCGAAGCTGGTGCCCGGGTTCTGCCTCGCCATTGAGCCGATGGTTTCGCTCGGGACGCCGAAGACGGAGACGTTGTCGGACGACTGGACCGTCATTACGACGGACGGCACGTGGTCGTCGCACTGGGAGCACTCGGTCGCGCTTACGGAGGACGGGCCGTTGGTGCTTACGTCGCCTGACGGGGGCAAGGCGAAGCTCGCCGAGCTGGGTGTTACTGCGGCGCCTGACCCGCTGGGCTGA
- the infA gene encoding translation initiation factor IF-1, giving the protein MAKKQGAIEIEGTVVESLPNAMFKVELQNGHQVLAHISGKMRMHYIRILPDDRVVVELSPYDLTRGRIVYRYK; this is encoded by the coding sequence GTGGCCAAGAAGCAAGGTGCCATCGAGATCGAGGGCACTGTCGTCGAGTCTCTGCCGAACGCCATGTTCAAGGTCGAGCTCCAGAACGGCCACCAGGTCCTGGCACACATCAGCGGCAAGATGCGCATGCACTACATCCGTATCCTCCCTGACGACCGGGTCGTGGTGGAGCTGTCTCCGTACGACCTCACGCGTGGCCGGATCGTCTACCGGTACAAGTAG
- the rpmJ gene encoding 50S ribosomal protein L36 encodes MKVKPSVKKICDKCRVIRRHGRVMVICDNPRHKQRQG; translated from the coding sequence ATGAAGGTCAAGCCGAGCGTCAAGAAGATCTGCGACAAGTGCAGGGTGATCCGCCGTCACGGTCGGGTCATGGTGATCTGCGACAACCCGCGCCACAAGCAGCGCCAGGGCTGA
- the rpsM gene encoding 30S ribosomal protein S13 — protein MARVEGVDLPREKRIEVALTYVFGIGRTRAQQTLDAIGVDRNVRVRDISEEDLVKIREYVDQNFQTEGDLRREIQADIRRKVEIGCYQGLRHRRGLPVHGQRTSTNARTRKGPRRAIAGKKKPGKK, from the coding sequence ATGGCACGCGTTGAAGGTGTTGACCTCCCGCGCGAGAAGCGCATTGAGGTCGCCCTCACCTACGTGTTCGGCATCGGCCGCACGCGCGCCCAGCAGACGCTGGACGCGATCGGTGTCGACCGCAACGTTCGCGTTCGCGACATCAGCGAGGAAGACCTCGTCAAGATCCGCGAGTACGTGGACCAGAACTTCCAGACCGAGGGTGACCTCCGTCGCGAGATTCAGGCCGACATCCGTCGCAAGGTCGAGATCGGCTGCTACCAGGGTCTGCGCCACCGTCGCGGCCTGCCGGTCCACGGCCAGCGCACCAGCACGAACGCTCGTACCCGCAAGGGCCCGCGTCGCGCCATCGCCGGCAAGAAGAAGCCGGGCAAGAAGTAG
- the rpsK gene encoding 30S ribosomal protein S11 — protein MPPKGRQGAAKKVRRKEKKNVAHGHAHIKSTFNNTIVSITDPTGNVISWASAGHVGFKGSRKSTPFAAQMAAESAARRAQEHGMRKVDVFVKGPGSGRETAIRSLQATGLEVGSIQDVTPTPHNGCRPPKRRRV, from the coding sequence ATGCCCCCCAAGGGACGTCAGGGCGCTGCCAAGAAGGTGCGCCGCAAGGAAAAGAAGAACGTCGCTCACGGCCACGCGCACATCAAGAGCACGTTCAACAACACGATCGTGTCCATCACGGACCCGACCGGCAACGTGATCTCGTGGGCCTCCGCCGGCCACGTCGGCTTCAAGGGCTCTCGCAAGTCCACGCCGTTCGCCGCGCAGATGGCCGCCGAGTCGGCTGCCCGCCGCGCGCAGGAGCACGGCATGCGCAAGGTCGACGTCTTCGTCAAGGGCCCGGGTTCCGGTCGTGAGACCGCCATCCGCTCCCTGCAGGCGACCGGCCTCGAGGTCGGCTCGATCCAGGACGTCACGCCGACGCCGCACAACGGCTGCCGTCCCCCCAAGCGTCGCCGCGTCTGA
- a CDS encoding DNA-directed RNA polymerase subunit alpha codes for MLIAQRPSLTEEVVDEFRSRFVIEPLEPGFGYTLGNSLRRTLLSSIPGAAVTSIRIDGVLHEFTTVPGVKEDVTDLILNIKQLVVSSEHDEPVVMYLRKQGPGLVTAADIAPPAGVEVHNPDLVLATLNGKGKLEMELTVERGRGYVSAVQNKQVGQEIGRIPVDSIYSPVLKVTYKVEATRVEQRTDFDKLIVDVETKQAMRPRDAMASAGKTLVELFGLARELNIDAEGIDMGPSPTDAALAADLALPIEELELTVRSYNCLKREGIHSVGELVARSEADLLDIRNFGAKSIDEVKAKLAGMGLALKDSPPGFDPTAAADAFGADDDADAGFVETEQY; via the coding sequence ATGCTGATTGCTCAGCGTCCCTCGTTGACCGAAGAGGTCGTCGACGAATTCCGCTCCCGGTTCGTGATCGAGCCGCTGGAGCCGGGCTTCGGCTACACCCTCGGCAACTCTCTCCGCCGCACGCTCCTCTCGTCGATCCCCGGCGCTGCTGTCACCAGCATCCGTATCGACGGTGTCCTGCACGAGTTCACCACCGTGCCGGGCGTCAAGGAGGACGTCACCGACCTCATCCTGAACATCAAGCAGCTGGTCGTCTCCTCGGAGCACGACGAGCCGGTCGTGATGTACCTGCGCAAGCAGGGCCCGGGTCTGGTCACCGCCGCCGACATCGCGCCCCCGGCCGGTGTCGAGGTGCACAACCCCGACCTCGTCCTCGCCACGCTCAACGGCAAGGGCAAGCTGGAGATGGAGCTGACCGTCGAGCGCGGTCGCGGCTACGTCTCCGCCGTGCAGAACAAGCAGGTCGGTCAGGAGATCGGGCGCATCCCGGTCGACTCGATCTACTCGCCGGTTCTCAAGGTCACGTACAAGGTCGAGGCCACGCGTGTCGAGCAGCGGACCGACTTCGACAAGCTGATCGTCGACGTCGAGACGAAGCAGGCCATGCGTCCGCGTGACGCCATGGCGTCGGCCGGTAAGACCCTGGTCGAGCTGTTCGGTCTCGCCCGCGAGCTGAACATCGACGCCGAGGGCATCGACATGGGCCCGTCCCCCACGGACGCTGCTCTTGCCGCTGATCTCGCCCTGCCGATCGAGGAGCTCGAGCTCACCGTTCGGTCGTACAACTGCCTCAAGCGCGAGGGCATCCACTCCGTGGGTGAGCTCGTCGCCCGCTCCGAGGCCGACCTGCTCGACATTCGCAACTTCGGTGCGAAGTCGATCGACGAGGTCAAGGCGAAGCTGGCCGGCATGGGCCTGGCCCTCAAGGACAGCCCGCCCGGATTCGACCCGACCGCTGCCGCCGACGCCTTTGGCGCCGACGACGACGCGGACGCGGGTTTCGTGGAGACCGAGCAGTACTGA